Proteins from a single region of Diorhabda sublineata isolate icDioSubl1.1 chromosome 2, icDioSubl1.1, whole genome shotgun sequence:
- the LOC130440445 gene encoding uncharacterized protein LOC130440445 isoform X1 — MRMFVCLFGILILQSLGSCEFHVRSPRISMRSPALSTEKMISPFDETEVKNSSILKRREHLILDSDGYKRKTLPVSDIVDNLYYVDPILKGDFHEAWFFCKEYFMEVLSVEDSNELQNIAYFMTVENDNKFDNKVSFYTSGKRLNKAGFWMWMDTGKPVNRDIIIENRMSGDCMILEYDFSTNEAVLKTDNCNSELHIICKSRKHKNT; from the exons ATGCGTATGTTCGTTTGTCTCTTTGGTATCCTGATATTACAATCTTTAGGAAGCTGTGAATTCCATGTGAGATCACCCCGTATATCGATGAGAAGCCCCGCTTTATCTACAGAAAAAATGATATCACCGTTTGACGAAACCGAAGTGAAAAATTCTTCCATCTTAAAAAGAagag AACACTTGATTTTAGATTCCGATGGATATAAGAGAAAAACTCTGCCAGTATCTGATATTGTGGACAATCTATACTATGTCGATCCGATTTTGAAG GGTGACTTCCATGAAGCCTGGTTTTTCTGCAAGGAATATTTCATGGAAGTCTTATCAGTGGAAGATTCAAATGAACTACAGAATATAGCGTACTTTATGACGgtagaaaatgataataaatttgata ATAAAGTTTCATTCTACACGTCAGGGAAAAGACTGAATAAAGCAGGCTTCTGGATGTGGATGGATACTGGGAAACCTGTGAATAGAGATAtcataattgaaaatagaatgTCAGGAGATTGCATGATTCTCGAGTACGATTTTAGTACTAATGAAGCTGTTTTAAAAACCGATAATTGCAACTCAGAGTTGCACATTATTTGTAAGtcaagaaaacataaaaatacgtag
- the LOC130440445 gene encoding uncharacterized protein LOC130440445 isoform X2 → MRMFVCLFGILILQSLGSCEFHVRSPRISMRSPALSTEKMISPFDETEVKNSSILKRRDSDGYKRKTLPVSDIVDNLYYVDPILKGDFHEAWFFCKEYFMEVLSVEDSNELQNIAYFMTVENDNKFDNKVSFYTSGKRLNKAGFWMWMDTGKPVNRDIIIENRMSGDCMILEYDFSTNEAVLKTDNCNSELHIICKSRKHKNT, encoded by the exons ATGCGTATGTTCGTTTGTCTCTTTGGTATCCTGATATTACAATCTTTAGGAAGCTGTGAATTCCATGTGAGATCACCCCGTATATCGATGAGAAGCCCCGCTTTATCTACAGAAAAAATGATATCACCGTTTGACGAAACCGAAGTGAAAAATTCTTCCATCTTAAAAAGAagag ATTCCGATGGATATAAGAGAAAAACTCTGCCAGTATCTGATATTGTGGACAATCTATACTATGTCGATCCGATTTTGAAG GGTGACTTCCATGAAGCCTGGTTTTTCTGCAAGGAATATTTCATGGAAGTCTTATCAGTGGAAGATTCAAATGAACTACAGAATATAGCGTACTTTATGACGgtagaaaatgataataaatttgata ATAAAGTTTCATTCTACACGTCAGGGAAAAGACTGAATAAAGCAGGCTTCTGGATGTGGATGGATACTGGGAAACCTGTGAATAGAGATAtcataattgaaaatagaatgTCAGGAGATTGCATGATTCTCGAGTACGATTTTAGTACTAATGAAGCTGTTTTAAAAACCGATAATTGCAACTCAGAGTTGCACATTATTTGTAAGtcaagaaaacataaaaatacgtag